In Trichocoleus sp. FACHB-46, a genomic segment contains:
- a CDS encoding YpsA SLOG family protein translates to MTLKKIISGGQTGADKAGLIAARALGLETGGCAPKGWRICLPDGSDGSDPSLQDYGLVEHESREYPPRTILNVQSSDGTVWFGYEKSPGGKLTLQTAEAKGKPSIINPTASELREWVTAKDIQTLNVAGNRQSPENPDIFEFTYQTICEAFRGDLDA, encoded by the coding sequence ATGACCTTGAAAAAAATTATCAGTGGTGGACAAACCGGGGCAGATAAAGCAGGACTTATTGCAGCAAGGGCGCTGGGGCTAGAGACAGGCGGTTGTGCTCCTAAAGGGTGGAGAATTTGCTTGCCAGATGGGTCTGATGGCAGCGACCCATCATTGCAAGATTACGGCTTGGTCGAACATGAGAGTCGGGAGTACCCACCTAGGACAATACTGAATGTCCAGTCATCAGATGGGACTGTTTGGTTTGGATACGAGAAAAGCCCTGGCGGGAAGTTGACGCTTCAAACGGCAGAGGCCAAGGGCAAGCCATCTATCATCAATCCCACAGCATCAGAGCTTAGAGAGTGGGTAACCGCAAAAGATATTCAGACTTTAAACGTTGCAGGCAACAGACAAAGTCCAGAAAATCCAGATATTTTTGAGTTCACTTATCAAACTATCTGTGAAGCGTTTAGAGGCGATCTCGATGCCTGA
- a CDS encoding pentapeptide repeat-containing protein: MGTEQVGSLLATAAIIFLLVLVAVGLGAFNIPFPEEQLDKRVNTIIESLKVTATLFGGFAVLINAYYAAKRAEAMDKTAIAAEKNIEIGLKNVEIGLKNAELTEERLITERFTKAIEQLGSSEMEIRLGGIYALERIANDSTKDYWQVIEVLTAYIRERAPWPPTKSSKQRKLVKPILNKAPTDIQAVLTVLGRRKHSHGDPEELHPIDLGATDLRGVTLAAGARLQGVNFYQANLQGAKLIKVNLQEAILMEADLQEAYLNEAELQRATLIKANLRKAGIFNTKFLGADLREAKLEEAIFRNVDFQAANLVKANCQRASIRGSNLQEANLMEANLQEADFLTSNFRKAFLQGANLEGAKLDGADLRGAFLSEARLQGAFLQQANLEGVIGLENAYGLTLEQLTLTNVNQDVQSPEISTIE; the protein is encoded by the coding sequence ATGGGTACAGAGCAAGTAGGAAGCCTCTTGGCAACAGCAGCAATTATTTTCCTGCTTGTATTAGTGGCAGTTGGCCTTGGAGCTTTCAACATACCATTTCCTGAGGAACAACTCGACAAGCGGGTTAATACCATTATTGAAAGTCTCAAGGTTACTGCAACACTCTTTGGAGGATTTGCAGTTTTAATCAATGCTTACTATGCAGCTAAGCGGGCTGAAGCAATGGACAAAACCGCGATTGCTGCCGAGAAAAACATAGAAATTGGATTAAAAAACGTTGAGATTGGACTTAAAAATGCAGAACTGACCGAAGAGAGGTTAATTACAGAGCGTTTTACAAAAGCAATAGAACAGCTTGGTAGTTCAGAAATGGAGATTCGCCTAGGAGGAATCTACGCCTTAGAACGAATTGCTAATGACTCTACTAAAGATTACTGGCAGGTCATTGAAGTTCTAACGGCGTACATTAGAGAAAGAGCTCCTTGGCCTCCAACTAAGTCATCTAAGCAAAGAAAACTGGTAAAGCCAATACTTAATAAAGCTCCTACTGATATTCAAGCTGTTTTAACCGTTCTTGGTCGCCGCAAACACTCTCATGGAGATCCAGAAGAACTCCATCCAATTGATTTGGGCGCAACAGATCTGCGAGGAGTTACGCTTGCTGCTGGAGCCCGTTTGCAAGGAGTGAATTTTTATCAAGCTAATCTGCAAGGAGCAAAGCTTATAAAAGTCAATCTGCAAGAAGCCATTCTTATGGAGGCCGATCTACAAGAGGCATATCTTAATGAAGCTGAGCTACAACGGGCCACGCTTATAAAAGCTAATCTCCGCAAAGCAGGTATTTTCAATACTAAGTTTTTAGGAGCAGATTTAAGGGAGGCCAAACTTGAGGAGGCAATATTTAGAAATGTTGACTTCCAAGCAGCTAATCTTGTCAAAGCTAATTGTCAAAGGGCTTCCATAAGAGGCTCTAATCTACAAGAAGCAAACCTTATGGAAGCTAATTTGCAGGAAGCAGATTTCTTAACTAGTAATTTCCGAAAAGCCTTCTTGCAAGGAGCTAACCTTGAAGGAGCAAAGCTTGATGGAGCAGATCTTCGAGGTGCTTTTCTTAGTGAAGCTAGATTGCAAGGAGCATTTCTACAGCAGGCTAATTTAGAAGGGGTGATAGGCCTTGAGAATGCATACGGACTCACCCTGGAGCAGCTTACGCTAACGAATGTTAACCAGGACGTCCAATCTCCGGAAATTTCAACGATTGAGTAG
- a CDS encoding ParA family protein, with protein MSQIIAVFNQAGGVGKSTLTMNLGYQLAQRKKQKVLLIDMDPQGSLTLFMGLEPSELKATIYESIMEDRPLEPHTLHGMDLVPANINLSGAELELVMADARDYRLQEALKPLRDRYDYILIDCPPSLGLLSYISLVAATHILVPIQTQYKAFCGTELLFKTIARVKKRTNPQLQVAGFVPTMYASQNSQDKRALQAITEQMAPVAKVFDPIVRATALADAAEDHLPLALYNAKHPALEILNQIAKHLEKLK; from the coding sequence TTGAGCCAAATTATTGCAGTTTTTAACCAAGCGGGTGGAGTCGGAAAGTCTACCCTGACGATGAATTTAGGCTATCAACTAGCTCAGCGCAAGAAGCAAAAAGTTCTATTGATTGACATGGACCCGCAAGGCTCATTGACCTTGTTTATGGGTTTGGAACCATCAGAGCTAAAAGCAACGATCTATGAGTCGATCATGGAGGATCGACCTCTCGAACCTCATACGTTGCATGGCATGGATTTAGTGCCTGCCAACATCAACCTTAGCGGGGCTGAGCTGGAACTGGTGATGGCGGATGCCCGTGACTATCGCTTGCAAGAAGCTCTCAAGCCTTTGCGCGATCGCTATGACTACATCTTGATTGACTGCCCTCCCAGCTTAGGGCTGCTGAGCTATATAAGCTTAGTTGCTGCCACTCACATTCTCGTTCCCATTCAAACTCAATACAAAGCGTTTTGTGGAACTGAGTTGCTGTTTAAAACAATTGCTCGCGTAAAGAAGCGGACAAACCCTCAACTTCAAGTTGCTGGGTTTGTGCCGACGATGTATGCTTCCCAGAACTCACAAGACAAGCGAGCACTGCAAGCCATTACAGAGCAGATGGCACCTGTTGCTAAAGTTTTTGACCCAATTGTACGAGCCACAGCTTTAGCAGATGCCGCAGAGGACCACTTACCTCTAGCGCTTTACAATGCCAAGCATCCGGCTTTGGAGATTTTGAATCAGATCGCTAAGCATTTGGAGAAATTGAAGTGA
- a CDS encoding GNAT family N-acetyltransferase has translation MSKLEKVHENDQSITFALKNESGINVGFATYIKPNLNNGQWKIDNLHTTQGYRHQGYGTELLEKSCEAVQQIENTAIVVTPMGSMNPEILPAATPEEEISRAYQEKPKLVDWYRRHGFKGDEPTLIKEKASLDASYT, from the coding sequence ATGTCTAAGCTCGAAAAAGTACACGAAAATGACCAAAGTATTACCTTTGCCCTTAAAAACGAATCTGGTATCAATGTGGGCTTTGCGACCTATATCAAGCCAAACCTAAACAATGGGCAGTGGAAAATTGACAACTTACATACAACACAGGGATATCGGCACCAAGGCTATGGTACAGAGCTGCTCGAAAAATCCTGTGAAGCTGTTCAACAGATTGAAAATACTGCAATTGTGGTAACACCTATGGGTTCAATGAACCCGGAAATCTTGCCAGCAGCAACACCTGAAGAAGAGATCAGCCGTGCTTACCAAGAAAAACCAAAACTCGTTGATTGGTATAGAAGACATGGCTTTAAGGGGGACGAGCCAACATTGATTAAAGAGAAAGCGAGTTTAGATGCCAGCTATACCTAA
- a CDS encoding ParB/RepB/Spo0J family partition protein has translation MKTRSEKPYRQVMGVDALFGTDEPEVAKQTISVSAIHLPAHQPRRYFDPQRMERLVDSVKEYGILENLLVRPLSSGQYELVAGERRYRAAKEAGLDEVPVTIRELTDDQALEIALIENLQREDLNPVEETEGVLQLLANRLGGTTNEAIAILNRKAYLDRTEGELDEVTENVFRNQWEVVEGVFAAVGKFTPESFRVSRLPLLKLPSDVLETLRQGQLEYTKARAIAGVKDDEQRQEILEEAIAQELSLSQIKERIKSLKPLPEESLKSRFDSTYKQVKKSGLWDDPRRRKQLEKLLAQMESLLAE, from the coding sequence GTGAAGACTAGGAGCGAGAAACCTTACCGCCAGGTGATGGGGGTAGATGCTCTGTTTGGCACCGATGAGCCAGAAGTTGCCAAACAAACAATTTCAGTGTCAGCAATTCATCTACCTGCTCATCAACCCCGACGCTACTTCGACCCGCAAAGGATGGAGCGGTTAGTTGATTCTGTTAAAGAGTATGGAATTTTAGAAAACTTGTTGGTTCGCCCACTGTCATCAGGGCAGTATGAGTTAGTTGCTGGGGAACGACGTTACCGTGCAGCAAAAGAGGCGGGACTGGATGAAGTGCCCGTCACAATCCGAGAACTAACGGATGACCAAGCACTAGAGATTGCACTGATTGAGAACCTTCAGCGGGAAGATCTCAATCCCGTTGAAGAGACAGAAGGTGTCTTGCAGCTTTTGGCTAATCGATTAGGCGGAACAACTAACGAGGCGATCGCCATCCTCAACCGCAAAGCCTATTTAGATCGCACTGAAGGGGAGCTTGATGAAGTTACGGAAAACGTTTTCCGTAATCAATGGGAAGTTGTAGAAGGGGTGTTTGCCGCTGTTGGCAAATTTACGCCCGAAAGCTTCAGAGTCAGCCGCTTGCCACTACTCAAACTTCCAAGTGATGTTCTGGAGACACTACGACAAGGCCAGCTTGAGTACACCAAGGCACGAGCGATCGCGGGCGTCAAAGATGATGAGCAGAGGCAGGAAATACTTGAAGAGGCGATCGCGCAAGAACTGTCTCTGAGTCAGATTAAAGAGCGAATCAAATCACTCAAGCCTTTGCCAGAGGAATCCCTTAAATCTCGATTTGACTCCACCTACAAGCAAGTCAAGAAATCGGGGCTCTGGGACGATCCTAGGAGACGCAAGCAGTTGGAAAAGTTACTTGCTCAAATGGAGTCCTTACTGGCTGAATAA
- a CDS encoding phage terminase large subunit family protein, with product MPAIPLPRLTASNQQAIAKANDPMGMEGRRSFANEMTKARAAGIERWYREGGKFFLAWVKEHYRRWTGEPLNWDEPYAEEAYLLRGNPWVEKLMEEKGGQVGYSESMIAIASFVLAVVRVSVGYGFEQERKMRDLTAPRIQPAFSHIQPIQQLLLRYKDALRREDTDSKDRKITVGAVPLTFFYTSTSSAKTSQERQAPASMTSFEAWVVIGDEVEAWPTGTLDIAMERQSACTMPTKPLRAGSTPGAEGGIVDAQVKGSKYLFQWRVTCPHCQTTQFLHPFGNFLKAKDVELEDGSKERQFIDITGRPHDWFCRNQTDLESRTATAYVGCIECEEQLTWEAIASGCFADNPHRSQEAVKADPDGLTLRQLCDRVLQERLPIHEWVALRLPRVASKLFEPVERIRKLTTTKNPADAIQQGLGVSVSIGMGKISLPRLLRCIGAPLAEELIKPDLVVMGVDQGTAANWAMVQHWYLPTDEKDLEQQWLKAHVQVVWYGQIAGLDEIDDFVARYDIDLVGIDGEPEIQTAAAYARKHQPRKVKKGKVYLFDQVHLKGQEWKETVRISQKQKVKMYAMHRTWGLDAVRDRINRSLLHLPAGLVYEPKDPQNLLYHYLTSERMQGKWAEPEGEPDHLMHADNFCQAAVHVNFFTKKGGGLSFSSMD from the coding sequence ATGCCTGCAATTCCCCTCCCTAGACTAACTGCTTCCAATCAACAAGCGATCGCCAAAGCCAATGACCCAATGGGGATGGAAGGGCGGCGATCGTTTGCCAATGAAATGACTAAAGCGCGGGCGGCTGGAATTGAACGGTGGTATCGCGAAGGCGGCAAATTCTTTTTGGCCTGGGTGAAGGAGCATTATCGCCGCTGGACTGGGGAACCACTCAACTGGGACGAACCCTATGCTGAGGAAGCTTACCTGCTGCGAGGCAATCCTTGGGTAGAGAAGTTGATGGAGGAAAAGGGCGGGCAGGTTGGTTATTCTGAATCAATGATTGCGATCGCCTCGTTTGTCTTGGCAGTGGTGCGAGTTAGCGTTGGTTATGGGTTTGAGCAAGAGCGAAAGATGCGTGACCTAACAGCTCCACGCATCCAACCTGCCTTCAGCCATATTCAGCCTATCCAGCAGCTCCTACTTCGCTACAAAGATGCATTGCGGCGGGAAGACACTGATTCAAAAGACCGGAAGATTACAGTTGGAGCGGTACCACTCACCTTTTTCTACACTTCTACTAGCTCCGCCAAAACTTCTCAAGAACGTCAAGCACCTGCTTCGATGACCTCCTTTGAGGCTTGGGTGGTGATCGGAGATGAGGTTGAAGCTTGGCCCACGGGAACATTAGATATCGCTATGGAGCGGCAGAGTGCCTGCACCATGCCCACAAAGCCGTTGCGTGCGGGCTCTACTCCAGGTGCTGAAGGCGGAATTGTAGATGCCCAAGTGAAGGGGAGCAAGTATCTTTTTCAATGGCGGGTAACTTGCCCTCACTGTCAAACTACTCAATTTCTCCATCCATTTGGCAATTTTCTGAAGGCCAAGGATGTGGAGCTGGAAGATGGCTCCAAAGAAAGGCAGTTCATTGATATCACTGGCAGGCCCCATGATTGGTTTTGTAGGAACCAAACAGATTTAGAGTCACGCACTGCCACTGCCTATGTTGGCTGCATTGAGTGTGAAGAGCAGTTGACTTGGGAGGCGATCGCCAGCGGGTGCTTTGCGGATAACCCGCATCGCTCGCAAGAGGCGGTGAAAGCTGACCCCGACGGGCTTACCCTGCGTCAGCTGTGCGATCGCGTTCTTCAAGAACGACTACCCATTCATGAGTGGGTTGCGCTCCGCCTGCCTCGTGTTGCATCTAAACTATTTGAACCTGTTGAACGGATTCGCAAGCTAACCACGACCAAGAATCCCGCAGATGCTATTCAACAGGGGTTAGGGGTTTCGGTCTCCATCGGTATGGGCAAGATCAGCTTGCCTCGACTGCTCCGCTGTATTGGTGCTCCACTGGCAGAGGAGTTAATCAAGCCTGATTTAGTAGTGATGGGAGTAGACCAAGGTACCGCTGCCAACTGGGCAATGGTGCAGCATTGGTATCTGCCTACTGATGAGAAGGATCTGGAGCAACAGTGGCTCAAAGCTCATGTTCAGGTTGTTTGGTATGGGCAGATTGCAGGGCTTGATGAAATTGATGATTTTGTTGCTCGGTATGACATTGATCTAGTTGGGATCGATGGAGAGCCAGAGATTCAGACAGCTGCTGCCTATGCTCGGAAGCACCAACCCCGCAAGGTTAAAAAAGGTAAGGTCTATTTATTTGACCAAGTCCACCTTAAAGGGCAAGAGTGGAAGGAGACGGTACGAATCAGCCAGAAGCAGAAAGTAAAGATGTATGCCATGCACCGAACTTGGGGACTAGATGCGGTGCGCGATCGCATCAACCGGAGCCTACTTCACCTGCCAGCGGGTCTCGTGTATGAGCCCAAAGATCCTCAGAATTTGCTTTACCACTATTTAACTAGCGAACGCATGCAGGGAAAATGGGCTGAGCCAGAAGGTGAACCGGACCACCTGATGCATGCGGACAATTTCTGCCAAGCCGCCGTGCACGTTAACTTCTTCACGAAAAAGGGGGGTGGATTGTCTTTTTCCTCAATGGATTAG